CATCTGAACACAGATGTTCCCTCAGCTGCAGCAACTTACTCGTGTGGGGATGACTTAGCCACAGCCTCAGCCTGCCCTTCATCTCCCTCCTCTAGCGCATCAGACTCATCACTATTAGCTCTGCCAGGTACTACAGGATCCTTCCCAATTGTCACTTTATCTGCCCGGAACTTTGGTTCTTTTTTCACTCTTCCATCCACGTTCTTGTTCTCCGGCACCCGTGCTGCCCGGCATAATCTAGTGACTAGTGAAGGGAAGAAGAACCCATACCTCTGTACTGGACAATGGATGAATATCTCATCGTGAATAACCTTAGCCACATCAAAATCGTGGTCATTCATGAAGCACCAGATCAATGCAACTCTGGGACCGTTCACCTCAGTGGTGTTGGAGGAAGGCAGCAGTCGGTTATTGATGGTATAAAGCCAACACTTCCCTTCAAATGTGAGTGAGGTAGAGTGAAACTTTCGCCCCGGtgtaacccacactatgtctttGTTTGACACACAGATTGTTCTGAAAAACAAGTTCCAGAAGGTTAGTTCCCGACTATACGTATCATAATAGTCCTCCTCCCCACCAAATACTGGCAGTCGATACGCCCTCCTAATGGCGTCTATCGATGCATCAACACTCTTTTGTCGCACAGTGCAAATATGGTCCTCATGTTCAGAGCAGTTCGTGTAGAACTCTCGTACAACCATCAAGTTGGCCTCCTCAGGTTCTTCAAAGAAAATATCCAGCCTGCGTCGAACCAACTCCTGATACATATTGGGGCACTCAATCTAGAGGGACCCCCTATCAACACCCCGTTCTGGTATGGGCTTCTTAGGAGCCTTCTGACAAAAACATTCTTGGGCTGAGCTTGATGCAAACCTTGTGCTATCAAACTGAGGTGCATTGGTCGAGGCCCGTGCCCGGGACGAGCTTGTATAAACACTAGAAGAGGCACATGTGGTTCGTCTTTTCTTTGAGGGTGTCATAGTACCTACAAAACAAATACCACTATCAATACAAGGCGAGATGTGTGAACCAAtagcggttactcagacttcacccgCACAATTGGTCACAAATTACATTCACAAACTCACTGTGGCATTTAAACAAACACTTGATGTGCAAATTCACCCCAAATTCCCCAAACACCCAATTATACCTCAATTCCACCACAATCTTAACAATGTCTAATCCAACCCAACAAGATGAAATTCCACTATCCtcacataccaacaagtacacttagtaatacaaagcaaagaaaataacaataatgaCTTCTACTACCATAcaataaaaagagaagaagaaaagaaaacaattggaaaaactaaaaaaaaattgaagaaaaaggaaaatagaagcCATGGCACTTACCTGAAGAAGCTTGTGAGGAATAGATATTGAGGAGTGATTGAGTAGGGAAGAGGAGGAAAGGGAGGTAGGTTTTTGCTTTTGAAATTGGGGAGAAGGGAGGGTTTTGGGCGTGTGTTTGTTGTGAGAGAGGAGGGTTTGTTTTGTTGTTATTCAGATTTTAGGGGAGGAATAGGGGGGGTCGGTTATTAGTcaggaaataataaaaaataataatgaaaaaattTAACTAATGAAATAACCTAAAACCGGCGCCTAGTGCGCGGccagtgcgcggccgcgcacgtggGGCAGTGGAGGTCGAAAATTGCGTGGTCTATGCGCGGTCCGTGCACGGCTGCGCATGTGCAGCAGTAGGGGTCCGAAAGTGCGCGGCCTGTGCGCGGCTTGTGCGCGGTCAGTGCGCGGCCTGTGCGCGGCCGCGTACATTTGTCCTTTGAAATTTCTCTCTTTTAGCCATTTTGTACCTATCTCCGGATGGATTTCCTCACCCTGAGTCCTTCTGTCGCGCACAATTTCATCCCTGCACATTAATAGACCTGTCAAAACTTTCAccgtgaaaaataaaaataaagaaaaaatattgggttacctcccaagaagcgcctgatttaacgtcgtggcatgaCGAATTACAACAAaaccatgggttgcctcccaggatgcgcctgatttaacgtcgcggcacgacgcatgctTTTATGATTGCACTTTGCTCACATATTGAGGCTCTTCCAAAGACATCACAACTTTCTCCCCTTTTTCTTCAACCATTCCAAGGTagtgtttcaacctttgcccattcaCTTTAAACCTATTCGTTCCATCTTCGGACTCAATTTCTACTGCTCCACTTGAGTACACTTGCACAACTCTAAATGGTCCTGACCATCTAGATTTTAGCTTACTCGAAAACAATCTTaatctcgagttgtataacaacactagatctccGGGTTTGAAGTTCCGATCTAGAATGTGCTTATCATGCATCatcttcatcctttctttgtacaaTCTTGCATTCTCGAATGCATGGAACCGGAATTTCTCGAGTTCATGTAGCTCTCTGACTCTACTTGTGCCTACAGTTTCCATATCCAAGTTCAACTGCCGTAGTGCCCATAAGGCTTTATGCTCAAGCTCCACCGAAAAATGGcatgcttttccaaacaccaacttgtatggagacataccaattggagttttaaatgttgtgcggtacgcccataatgcatcatccaacttctttgccCAATCAGTCCTTGTCGCATTCACTATTTTGGTTAGGacacttttgatttccctgttggacaTTTCCATTTGCCCGCTTGTTTGTGGGTGGTAAGGTGTGGCAACCTTATGGCGAACTCCATACTTTTCTAATAGCCTTAAAaacgctctattgcaaaaatagGTTCCACCATCACTGATTATAGCTCTCGGAGTGCCAAAAcgtatgaaaatatttttctttagaaaGCATGTCACTCCTTTGGCATCATTTGTTGGAAGGGCcatagcttcaacccatttggagacCTAGTCAACTGCTACCAATATGTACTTGTTGCCATACGAACtgacaaatggtcccataaaatcaatcccccacatgtcaaatacttccacctcttgaattgtagTCATCGGCATCTCGTGACGGCGAGATATGCTGCATgtcctttggcactcatcacaactttttacccaagcatgggcatccttgaataaAGTCGGCCAATATAAACCTGACTCCAACACCTTCGCCGCTGTCTGAATTCCTCCAAAGTGCCCACCATATGGTAAAGCgtggcaagcctgcaaaacagaagattgatctttctcggggatacacctccggatcatgttatctacacatattttaaaGAGTAATGGTTCATCCCAGTAATAAGACCGACAATcgcgaaagaactttttcttttgagtCGAAGAGAGTTCGTAAGGTACAATACCGCTTGCCAAataattagcaatatcagcataccatggCGTCTCCTCCATTGCCACTGCTAGTAATTGTTAGTCCGGGAATGTCTCAGTTATATCTTCAACCTCTACTTTCTTTTCAGCTCCATCCAACCTTGAAAGGTGGTCTTCCACTTGGTTATCTGTCCCTTTCCTATCGCGGATCTCTAAATCGAATTCTTGTAGTAAAAGAACCCAACGGATCAAGCATGGCTTTGATTCCTTCTTTGCTATCAAGTACCTAAGTGTTgtatggtcagtataaacaatcacTTTTGAACCAATCAAGTAGAACTTGAATTTGTTGAATGCAAACACCACAGCCAACATCTCTTTCTCAGTCACGGTATAATTGATTTGTGCACCGCTTACTGTTCTTcttgcatagtaaattgggtgcacCAGTTTGTCCTTTCGCTGCCCCAGgactgctcctatagcatagtCACTCGCGTCACATATGAGCTCGAACGGTTGCTCCTAGTTGGATGCAACgatgattggtgcagtcaccagtcTCTTCTTTAGCTCCTCAAATGCCAACCGGCAATCATCAGAGAACACAAAGGGATGATACTTTTCAAGGAGTTTACATAAGGGGTTAGAAATTTAAGAGAAATCTTTTATAAATCGCCTGTAGAACTCGGCATacccaaggaaacttctcactgCCTTGACCGAAGTGGGCGGTGGAAACTTCTCAATCAtgtcaaccttagcatggtcgacCTCAATACCTTTACCGGACACTCGATGCCCCAACAAtataccttcttgtaccataaaatggcacttctcccagttcagcactaaatttgtctccaaacacctttttaacactctttttaaattgtgaagacagtcttcgaatgaatcccccaccactgagaaatcatccataaagacttctataatatcctccaccatatcagtgaaaatggctaacatacaCCTCTGAAATGTAGCTGGTGCATTGCACAGGCCAAACGGCATTCTGCGATAGGCAAAGATGCCATACGGACAAGTAaaggatgttttctctctatcttcagGGGCTATtgagatctgattgtaccccgaatatccatcGAAAAAGCAGAAGTGAGATCGCCCAGCcaacctatccaacatttggtcaatgaatggcAAGGGGAAATGGTCTTTCCGGATGGTTGTGTTCAGTTTTCTATAATCCATGAAAATTCCAACCCGTGACTGTACGAGTCGAGATCAACTCGTTATTCTCATTTTGCACGACCGTCAttccacccttctttggcacacactgaACTGGGATGACCTAGTTATTGTTAGAGATGGGGAAGATCAtacccgcatctaaccacttaatcacttctttcttcaccacttctttcatgttcgggttcagccttctttgatgttctctggaaggtttgtccCCTTCTTCCAAGATAATCTTGGGCATGCAAAAGGCCGGGCTGATACACTTTATATCTGCCTTGGTCCAACCAATAGCAGTCTTATATTCTTGTAACACCTGTAGGAGTTGTTCTACCTGCACAgctaacaaaccagatgagataataacaggtaaagtagagtTAGGCCCTAAGAAAGCATACTTGAGGTGAGCTGGAAGCGGTTTCAGGTCCAACTGTGGTGGCTCCTCTATTGATGGCTTCGCAGGTGGTGTTGCCCTTTCTTCTAAGTGTAGTGGCTCGAACTGGGGTTCCCTTTTCCAGAACCCTTGACCTTCGAGAGCCATGACCCACTCTGCCAACTTTTCACCATCCActtcttccaaattcatcaagCAAGCTTCTAATGGATCTCCTACATTAAGGGTCTCATCCTCCTCTTGTAGTATTACATCCATCGCCTCTACTAGTTAACAATTTGCAAATTCGTTGGGCCTCCTCATAGATTGTTGAACATTGAATATTATTTCCTCATTATTCAACCTCAATTttaactctccagtctcacagtCGATCAATGCTCTCCCAGTGGCTAAGAACGGCCTCCCCAAAATTATTGGTATTTCTTCGTCAActtgacaatcaagaataacgaAGTCGGCAGGAAATACAAACTTCCCTACTTGGATGAGCACATCATCCAGAATTCCTGTCGGCCTTTTGACTGTGCGATCAGCCAGTTGCAACAACATTAAGGTcggtctagctctgccaatgccTAATTTTGTGTAGATTGCCAAAGGCATCAAGTTGATGTTGGCTCCTaagtcacacaatgctttagcaaaagcataactTCCAATTATGCATGGGATAGTGAAACTACCAGGATCAGACAATTTTTGAGCCATAGGTCTTGTCACTACCGCGCTGCAAGTTTGAGTTAGAGTTATAGTAGACAGGTCCTGGAAGTTAAATTTTCGAGACATCagatccttcatcatttttgcatagcCTGGAATTTCCCTCAAAGCATCCATCAGcagaatattcaattgaatttgtctaagcatttccatgaatttcctgtATTGATCATCTTTATTTTGCTTTGCCAACCTTTGAGGGAATGGTGCGGGAGTTAGCTTCTGCCCACTGCTTGGTGTCTTTTCTATATTTGCACAACCTGTTCTGGGAGTTGTTCAAATTCCttctccttgctttgtccacTGGTGCCTGTTCAATTACAACTTTTGTGAGCTCTGTTGACTCGTCGGTCTCTAATGTCAATGGAGTACTTGGCACTGTGTCTCTCCTAGATTGAACAACTTTTTGCTCTCTGTCTAAATCCCTTCCATTCCTGAGACTCACTGCCATTAGCTAATTTGGGTTCTGCTCATTTGGATTGATGTTTGTGTCTGCAGGAAACATTCCTTGTGGGCGATTGTTCAAGGCCATAGATTACTGGCCTAATTGAGTTTCAATGCCTTTAATAGCCGAATCATGTATGGATAACTTTTCTTGCATATTTCCATTTGTCCCCATGAGTTGTTGCAGCATGCccttgatttctatcatattattGTCCTGCGGTTGATGAGGCGGTTGGTAAGCCAACTATTGTTGGTGCTGCTGATTGTAGCCTTGCTGCCTTTGATAAGGCACGACTTGGCCTTGTGGTCGTGCTTCCCCTGGAATGGTATTGTATTGTTGTTGGGTTGGTCTGTACTGCTGATTTTGAGGTCCCCATTTATGTCCACCTTGCCTCTGACCCCCAAAATTATTGACGTAATTCATGTCTTCTCTGAAGCCCTGGTTATCATTCTCTCCACTCCACGAGCAAACATATGACTGATTTATACAGGGAGTGCATATGCCTCCATTTGTCGTATCAACAATGTGCACCTGTTtcgtacccatctcatcaattttcTTTGTCGACAAGCTCATCTGGGTCATGAGAGTGGCTAGGTTTTCTGCATTTGTATTATTTCGGTCAAGAGCAATAGAATGCACTATTGGAGTGAGTGTTTTATCTCTTGTCATCCAGCCTGAATTTTGAgccatcttgtcaagaagaaTCTTGCACTCTGTGAATGTTTTGCTCAAGAATGCACCCCCGGCTAAAGCATCTACGTTGGCCTTCAGACCGTCAACCAAACCCATATAGAATATTTGTCCTagcatctgatctggaatgccatggtgtGGACACTTCACTAGCATACCCTTAAACCTCTCTCAGGTTTCCTGTAAAGTTTAAGTCGGTTTCTGCCTAAAttgcaatatctcatcaatttgccTCGCAGTTTTGTTGGGTGGATAGAACTTGTTTAAGAACTGCTTGAGTAGTTCCTCCCAAGTAGCAATGGAGTTTATTGGGAGCGAATTCAGCCAAGTTTGAGCCTCCCCAGTCACTGAGAATGTGAACAGTAATAATCTGATTGCTTCAGGAGTCACATTTGGTTGTCTTTGAGTGACACAAATTGATAGAAAGGTCATCAGATGTTGTTGTGGGTCTTCGATGTACGAACCATAGAACAACCCTTTATTAtgcaacaagtgcagcatgttgttgGTAATTTAAAATGTCTCTGCTTGTATGGGAAGGGCTGCAATTGCGGTCGCCAGGTTATCAGCAGTTGGTTACACCCAATCATATAGAGCAGCTTCCAGCACAAGAGGTGATACCACTCCGATATTTGGGTCGACTCGATCATTCTTATTGTTCTTGTTGACGTTCTCGACGTCGTCCATTTCAATTTCTAATTGTTCGTCTTGTTTTATCTGTTCGCCCTTCTTGTTAGCCCGATTCAATGACCTGAATGCTTTCTCGGGATCTTCAAAAAGTTCACCAGTTCTCAAGGagcttctaggcatgcacctgagTCACAGAAGAGTTCAAACGTGAGAATTTCAATGGAAATATTTTTAACACCACAGAAAATTGATCTAAACTAAAAATCCTAGCAATTCTTCcaagttgtaataaataacaccgtTAGTTCACCggaaacggcgccaaaatttggtcacgcccaactatgccttataaaaaggactaagtggTCGCTGCAAAAATAATCCAGTTCAAgagtccagagtcgaatcccacagggaactaacctatttgcTACAACTTTTAGTATcgctaatgataagctcagacaatTTTCAGAGTTCaagattttatttgataattaacagaaattatttaactaaggaaaaatgacaataaaaactatcaataagcaagaatgaagttgaattcaagggtaaaagaTATTGATTTCTCCAATTATCAGATTAATTTCTGACACGTTAGCTATAATCTCACCGTAACACTCTATAAAGAAGAAGAGTTCTTGCTTACCGTacttatctctcgatcaattacgataatttactagaatcattctctcgaactactctagttgaCAATTTGTTCAATTCACAAATATCACACCAAAGCTtcattatctctaatcccgcttttAAATTCATGTAATTAATCTCCTAACTTACTCGAAAGTGGCATTGTTCAACAACAATCCAATCAagtattctttctcaagcaacactagacaactagacacgattaatcaagggctctttcaattaatcacaagaaacacatagttgaacaattatAGAGTaaaaacggctcaattatatcaaaatgcaatcaagacttcatccaataattagttccatcaaccctagatgacGGGTTTAGCTACTTATACTACTATGTACGATTACAATataaaaagtcataaccaacaatggaattaagaagaagaagatgaaaaactcataggaGAATTCTACGTCTTGCTCCTtttgtgttcttgcctccaaagttCTTCTAAAAACAGAGATACCCTCTTTTTGGGCGAGCtgggcttcatataggtcaaggtTAGTCGCCTCTCAAATTGCAAAATTGGCTTTGGACAATTTTTCTCGGAAGCATGTGCTCGGCCGCGCATCGATCGCGCACTTTGGCCAGTTTCTGCCTGACATGTGCGACCCAGTGAGCAGTCGCGCATAGACCTCGCACCTGGAGGATTTTCTGctgcattttttttctttcttctttttaagtgcGCTAACCTCCAATTGGCCTTCAATGCTCCATATTAGATCCAAAACACTCTTTAACGTTCTCATAGCCCGGAATTGCTCCTGCAAAGTATAAAGTTCTTAATTAGAGCAATTTGTTATCATTTaacattcaaatatcaataaagagAAGCTAAGTTAGAGTGCAAATAGTAGCTAAACTACATAATTATATCCTACTATCAATAAGCGGTCGCTGTAAATATAATCCAGTCTAAAAGTCCGAAGTCGAATCatacagagaactaaggtttataTACAACTGTTTACTACCACTAAGAAGACAAactcgaacaattcctaagttataaatattaagattcttgtatcTAATTGTAACGACCCGTCTATTCGTTTTgtgagttgtagccccgttcccctatttactgctcattatGTACTTTATAGCTATTATGTAACTTGTTGGGGTAGTCAGTTCGGTTCTGGTGAAGATTCgaaatgaattgagatacttagtctcaaggatGAAAACTAAAGTTGAAAATTATTgttcggatgttgacttatgtgcaaacgaccccggaatagagttttgatgattccaatagctctgtatgatgattttggacttaggagcgtgtccgaaatattatttggaagtccgtagttaaattaggcttgaaatggcgaaaatagaaatttaagcttggaagtttgaccggggagttgactttttgatatcgggtcggaatccagttctgaaaattttcataggttcgttatgtcatttatgacttgtgtgcaaaatttgaggtcaatcggacttgatttgataggtttcggtatcgaatatAAAAGTTGgaatttctaagtttcattaatcttgaattggagcatgattcgtggttttagcatttttgatgtgatttaaggtttTAACtaaatttgtatgatgttttaggacttgttggtatatttgattgagatctcgggggcctcggatgagtttcggatggttaacggatcaaatttggacttagaacaattgaaacttgttgttgcctactgatgcaatcgcacctgcgaaatttggctcgcaggtgcgagctcgcagaagcgagcctggcatcgcagaagcggatgaggcatcgcagaagcggatgaggCGTCGCAGAAGCATGACTGCAGAAACGACgcaatggtcgcagatgcggcctgggCCAAGGGGgccttggaccgcagaagcggactccttgtccgcagaagcgaaggctgTCGCAGGAGCGGGATATTTACCGCAAAAgtagaaccgcagatgcggttaaagATTCTGCAGAAGCGAAACCTCTGGGCAGTATACAAAAACAGAGGGTTCTGAGTTTTTGTCATTCTTGGGAATTTCCAACACGGTTTTGGTGCGATTTTTAGAGAGAATTcatgggaaaacttgaggtaagtcacttttgatcattgttagtcaataatattggattatcattgaatatttcgactagattacatatttttgaggtgaaattagaggatttgggcctagggatttcaaaataagaatttgagatttggaggtcgagttgatgtcggaatttggtaaatttggtatggctgGACTCAT
This DNA window, taken from Nicotiana tabacum cultivar K326 chromosome 4, ASM71507v2, whole genome shotgun sequence, encodes the following:
- the LOC107782569 gene encoding uncharacterized protein LOC107782569 translates to MEMLRQIQLNILLMDALREIPGYAKMMKDLMSRKFNFQDLSTITLTQTCSAVVTRPMAQKLSDPGSFTIPCIIGSYAFAKALCDLGANINLMPLAIYTKLGIGRARPTLMLLQLADRTVKRPTGILDDVLIQVGKFVFPADFVILDCQVDEEIPIILGRPFLATGRALIDCETGELKLRLNNEEIIFNVQQSMRRPNEFANC